A genomic stretch from Arachis stenosperma cultivar V10309 chromosome 3, arast.V10309.gnm1.PFL2, whole genome shotgun sequence includes:
- the LOC130967104 gene encoding uncharacterized protein LOC130967104, with protein sequence MASEESFVVLVHHKGSVNRKTRSGVKFTDKNPLCIVITSTTSYDDLVSAVLMKLGLEGAKRVKKFFYRIPVTVLQNTVKYDCFTINNDVDLQVMFLCRRQFPEVRTPELLARLVDVVSSSGGSNRNTNTIANPAGSSSRPAVASSSVPVYEPVVQHVASPSFAVDLNGTDGDEVVERENLPNALLGVAPVGVGDGFLDDEEEDDVEPDMIDDDSADDIGATGPALEVGGSSSGTQQYPPHFFSLDLDAMRHEGVLGHAVGFGARDAEGTTGLTEFQVGQQFQDKDEALLSVKTYSIRRGVQYKVVESDHRRYVGKCSEFGNGCTWLIRLSLRKRKGIWEVKRYNGPHTCLATSISSDHRSLDYHVISAFIMPMVRADASVSIKVLLNATAAHFGFRPTYRRVWMAKQKSIAIIYGDWDESYNDLPRWVLGVQLTMPGSVVVLKTTPVRVGGQVDESQAYFHRLFWTFPPCIEAFRHCKPLVSIDGTHLYGKYGGTLLIAIAQDGNSNILPVALHVTPQPGLLVISDRHNGIKAALEAPDGGWLRHLRTVHSAYDTANFSKGKETLGGY encoded by the coding sequence atggctagtgaggagagttttgTGGTTTTGGTGCACCACAAAGGATCTGTTAATAGAAAAACTCGTTCCGGAGTAAAGTTCACAGATAAGAATCCTCTATGTATTGTCATAACATCTACGACGAGTTATGATGACCTTGTTAGCGCTGTACTAATGAAGCTCGGGCTGGAGGGTGCGAAGCGGGTAAAGAAGTTTTTCTATCGCATTCCAGTCACGGTGCTACAGAATACGGTGAAGTATGATTGCTTCACGATTAATAATGATGTGGACTTGCAAGTAATGTTTCTTTGTCGGCGGCAGTTTCCGGAGGTGAGGACACCGGAGTTGTTGGCACGGCTGGTTGATGTTGTATCCAGCTCCGGCGGTTCGAACAGGAATACGAACACTATAGCGAATCCAGCAGGTTCTAGTTCCCGGCCTGCCGTTGCTTCCTCGTCCGTCCCTGTGTACGAACCAGTGGTCCAACATGTCGCCTCCCCATCTTTCGCTGTTGACCTCAATGGCACCGATGGCGACGAGGTAGTGGAAAGGGAAAATTTGCCGAACGCTTTATTGGGAGTTGCACCTGTTGGCGTAGGAGACGGTTTTTTGGACGATGAAGAGGAGGATGACGTCGAGCCGGATATGATTGACGATGATAGCGCTGATGATATTGGAGCGACCGGGCCTGCATTGGAGGTAGGTGGTTCTAGCTCTGGCACACAGCAGTATCCACCACATTTTTTCTCGTTGGACTTGGACGCCATGAGACATGAGGGGGTTTTAGGGCATGCTGTTGGATTCGGAGCTAGAGATGCGGAAGGGACTACTGGTCTGACAGAGTTCCAGGTTGGTCAGCAATTCCAGGATAAAGATGAGGCCCTTTTAAGTGTGAAGACTTACAGCATCCGGCGAGGGGTACAGTACAAGGTGGTGGAGTCCGATCACCGCCGGTATGTGGGCAAGTGTTCCGAGTTTGGGAATGGGTGCACATGGTTGATTCGACTGAGTCTCCGGAAGCGCAAGGGCATTTGGGAGGTCAAACGGTACAATGGACCTCACACTTGCCTGGCCACATCCATCTCGAGTGACCACAGGAGTTTGGATTATCATGTGATTTCGGCGTTCATCATGCCAATGGTTAGGGCCGATGCATCCGTGAGCATCAAGGTACTCCTGAACGCCACGGCAGCGCACTTCGGTTTTAGGCCGACTTACCGGAGGGTTTGGATGGCGAAGCAGAAATCTATTGCCATCATTTACGGTGACTGGGATGAGTCCTACAACGACCTGCCTAGGTGGGTGTTGGGTGTGCAGCTGACGATGCCTGGTAGTGTTGTCGTCCTTAAGACGACCCCGGTTCGAGTTGGAGGACAAGTGGACGAGTCTCAAGCGTACTTTCACAGGCTTTTCTGGACTTTCCCGCCGTGCATCGAGGCATTCCGTCATTGCAAGCCGCTAGTGAGCATTGACGGCACACATCTGTATGGGAAGTATGGGGGGACGTTGCTCATCGCGATTGCACAGGACGGGAACTCGAACATTCTACCTGTcgcattg